From Bdellovibrio sp. KM01:
AGGAGAAAATCGCCTTCGCTTTAAGCTATATCCGCAACAATTTACAGCAGCTAGCCTAGGGCGTCGAAGACCGAAAAGCATAGTCATAGGGCGGGGTTTCATCTAATGATATTCGCTCTATGGCAGAATCTTCGAAAAAATCTTTCCTGAAACGCATCAATAAACCTCTCGCAAGTTTGAAGCTTGCGGTTTTCATTATTCTTGCAATTGCAACTTTGACCGCTGTCGGAACTTTCGTTGAAGCAAAGTACGACGCGTACGCCGCTAAAAAACTCGTTTACGACACTTGGTACATGTACACAATCATGGGCATGCTCGTGTTGAACTTGGTCGCGGTGATGGTGGATCGTCTCCCGTGGAAAAGACGTCATGCCTCTTTTGTACTGGCACATATCGGTATCATCATTTTGCTTTTCGGTGGATTGCTGACCATGAAATACGGCTTGGATGGATCCATGCGTATCGAAATTGGGCAGAAAAACAATCTGGTGCAAACTCCAGAAACAGATCTGGTGGTTTACAGCTCTTTTGACGGCGACCGGTATTCAAAAACTTTCGAGCAGGAAGTAGATTTTTTCAAATATCCACCCTCAAAAGAAAAACCGACAGATGTGCCGGTTTATGTGGGCGAGATCAAAGTTGTCGACTACAAAAAATACGTCCTGCCTTCTCGTAAGGTCGTAGCGGATGAGAGCGGTAAAGCGGGATCAGCTTTGCGTTTCCAAATCCAAAATCCCAACGTGAATGTGATCGAATGGTTGGTGCAAAAGAAAGCCAATTCCATTCAGACGCATGATTTTGGCCCGGCCCAGGTTCACATCGGTCCTATTCCTGAAAAGGGACAAGGTCGCAACGAGATCTATTTACAGCCCGATAAAGATAAAGGCGGACTTCGTTACGCCGTTTTTTATAAGGAATCCGAAAAACCTGGCAAAACAGGTTTCGTAAAAGAAGGCGATGTCTTTAATCCCGGCTTTAAAAT
This genomic window contains:
- a CDS encoding cytochrome c biogenesis protein ResB codes for the protein MAESSKKSFLKRINKPLASLKLAVFIILAIATLTAVGTFVEAKYDAYAAKKLVYDTWYMYTIMGMLVLNLVAVMVDRLPWKRRHASFVLAHIGIIILLFGGLLTMKYGLDGSMRIEIGQKNNLVQTPETDLVVYSSFDGDRYSKTFEQEVDFFKYPPSKEKPTDVPVYVGEIKVVDYKKYVLPSRKVVADESGKAGSALRFQIQNPNVNVIEWLVQKKANSIQTHDFGPAQVHIGPIPEKGQGRNEIYLQPDKDKGGLRYAVFYKESEKPGKTGFVKEGDVFNPGFKMAMDFRILRFIPAALEDWDLQDMPAPTPLTTSAIQILFEGKLHWVLLNDMVKLFTKDAVYLFTYGNRRIDIGFPIQLKSFAVDRYQGTMRAAAYKSVVEVPELGEREISMNEPMKHKGLTVYQASFQEENGHPVASIFSVNADPGRMWKYMGSLILSIGVVLLMWFKHLDFKIAKKKDDGKE